The following DNA comes from Sinorhizobium mexicanum.
GCGAGCTCTTCGGCCGCTTCCGATTCGGTCAACTGCTCGACGGGTTTTCTTTCACTCAACATGGGCGACGACTCCGGATTGGCGAGTCGTTTTTTAGAGCAACTGTTGGGAAAGAAAAGCCGCTTTCAGGCACCGCTTGCAGCCTGAAGCCCTCAAGGATAACCAAGATCACTATCGCTTTCTAACCGACGAGCATCAACGTCAGAATCGGCTCGCCACCAGCAGTAACGCGCCGATTGTTCACGAAGGCTGCGCACTCAATCAGCGCTTCATATTGCTCCGGACACCGGCGCATAAAGGATGCTGCATCGTCGATCCGAAGTACGGCGAATTCACCTGCCGCAACGAACGAGGTTGTCATCCCGCTCGGGGGGTCGTCAAGATAAGACATGCAGTCAATCCACGCATCCATGTTGCAGCCATAAAACGCAGGAAATCCGAGTATCGAACGGAATACGGAATGAAAAGTCTGCCAATCGACGATTTCATTGGTGGGGATCGTGAAGATTTTGGTTTTCATGCGCGAATGCGTCTCATGCAGCAAAGGTAGGGTCGGTGTTTTCTAGAACGCGCAATCCACGGGAAAGCCGCAAACTAGCCGTTGCCGGCGAGCAGCCGCGCTGCTGCCGCCCTCGCCTCCTCGGTGATCGAGGCGCCGGCAAGCATGCGGGCGATTTCTTCCGTACGCGCCCTGTCGTCCATGCGGGCGACGCGGGTGGCGATCATTTCAGATTTTTCCGCCGACGGGCCCTTGGAGATCAGAAGATGCGTCGCCGCGCGCGCGGCCACTTGCGGCGCGTGGGTAACGGACAGCACCTGGACATTCTTGGAAAGCCGCTTCAGCCGCTGGCCGATGGCATCCGCAACCGCCCCACCGACGCCGGTGTCGATTTCGTCGAAGACGAGCGTCGGTGCCGAGCCGCGATCGGCAAGCGCCACCTTCAGCGCCAGCAGGAAGCGCGAGAGTTCGCCGCCGGAGGCGACCTTCATGATCGGTC
Coding sequences within:
- a CDS encoding barstar family protein encodes the protein MKTKIFTIPTNEIVDWQTFHSVFRSILGFPAFYGCNMDAWIDCMSYLDDPPSGMTTSFVAAGEFAVLRIDDAASFMRRCPEQYEALIECAAFVNNRRVTAGGEPILTLMLVG